Proteins found in one Candidatus Aegiribacteria sp. genomic segment:
- a CDS encoding OsmC family protein: MFTSTAVWQGGLEFSISQDDHKFTIDGSAEHGGQDQGPRPKNLLLTALIGCTGMDAVSILEKMKVKDFELTVKASAETTEKHPKIFKYINIEFIFTGRDLPRTKIERAVSLSQEKYCGVSEMLRGKVELSYDIIIEEP; encoded by the coding sequence ATGTTCACCAGTACAGCCGTCTGGCAGGGAGGCCTTGAATTTTCAATAAGCCAGGACGATCACAAATTCACTATCGATGGATCCGCCGAACACGGCGGTCAGGATCAAGGGCCAAGACCCAAGAATCTTTTACTTACAGCCCTGATTGGCTGTACAGGCATGGACGCGGTTTCCATCCTTGAAAAAATGAAAGTAAAGGATTTCGAGCTTACCGTAAAAGCCAGTGCTGAAACCACTGAAAAACACCCTAAAATATTCAAATACATAAATATCGAGTTCATTTTCACCGGCAGGGATCTACCGCGCACTAAAATTGAACGGGCTGTAAGTCTTTCTCAGGAGAAATATTGCGGTGTTAGTGAGATGCTCAGGGGGAAAGTGGAACTCAGCTACGATATCATCATTGAAGAACCCTGA
- a CDS encoding type 1 glutamine amidotransferase produces the protein MNPENVLILDYSVDRSEAPLFRRWFPDGCNSTAVYVYFGESLPDPLGYSHVMHTGSSLSICSDAEFLDGAEGIVRKCVAEGIPQMGVCYGHQLICRALLGSSAVSSCPGGLEAGWIDVEIAGAGLQIPGIAPVSRVLQSHFDRVLTIPETASVIAKNGHTAIQAFIDRKKNLFSMQFHPEFSRSEGNRFFSKEVRLLKDNGIDLQSVLDDGPSIDTGNVFFGYFLSTFGCPGESIHYRFDRYERLDK, from the coding sequence ATGAATCCTGAAAATGTTTTAATACTCGATTATTCAGTGGATCGTTCAGAGGCGCCTCTTTTTAGAAGATGGTTCCCTGATGGGTGCAATTCAACAGCGGTTTATGTCTATTTTGGTGAAAGTCTTCCCGACCCTCTTGGGTATTCACATGTGATGCACACAGGATCCAGCTTATCCATATGTTCAGATGCGGAATTCCTTGATGGTGCGGAAGGGATTGTAAGAAAGTGTGTTGCGGAGGGCATTCCTCAGATGGGTGTCTGTTACGGTCATCAGCTGATCTGTAGAGCTCTTTTGGGTTCGTCAGCTGTCAGCAGCTGTCCGGGCGGCCTGGAGGCTGGCTGGATTGATGTGGAAATAGCCGGTGCCGGGTTGCAGATACCTGGAATCGCACCTGTTTCCAGAGTTCTTCAATCACATTTTGACAGAGTTCTTACTATTCCTGAAACGGCTTCCGTAATAGCGAAGAACGGTCATACAGCAATCCAGGCATTTATTGACAGGAAGAAGAACCTTTTCAGTATGCAGTTCCATCCTGAATTCAGCCGCAGTGAAGGTAACAGATTCTTTTCTAAGGAGGTCAGACTCCTGAAGGATAACGGCATTGATCTGCAGTCGGTGCTTGATGATGGACCGTCAATTGACACGGGAAACGTTTTCTTCGGATATTTTCT